GGCCTCGTCGCCCTCCGCATCATCCAGGGCTTAGGGGCAGGCGCGGAAATCAGCGGCGCCGGCGTCATGGTTACGGAATTCTGCGAAACGAAGACCCGCGGCCTCGTCGGCAGCCTCGTCGGCCTCGGCACCTCGTCGGGCACCCTGTTGGCCAACCTCATCTGGACCATCATCCTGACGATGCTCACCAAGGAAGAAGTCCTGCTCTGGGGCTGGAGAATCCCCTTCTACGCCTCCTTCGTCGTCATGATCGCCGCCGTATTGATCCGGATGTTCGTTCACGAAAGCCCGGTCATGGCGGAAAAGAAGAAATTGCTGGAAGCGGAACGGGAAAAACAGCTTGCCGGCGACGTCCCTGTCGAACAGCAGCCGAAAAAAGGCCGGAAGAGCTTTATCGTCGCCCTGGCCCTGCGTTTCGGCCAGGCCGGCAACAGCGGCCTCATGCAGACCTACCTGGCCGGTTTTATCGTCACGGTCCTCGCCATGGAAAAGACCGTCGCGACGGAAGCCAACATCATTTCGTCCTGCATTTCCTTCTTCACCATTCCCTTTGTCGGCTGGCTCGGCGATAAGTTCGGCCGCCGCAAGATGTACATGGTTCTGTCCCTGGCTACGGCTATCTACGCCGTTCCCATGATGCTTCTCTTCGAAACGAAGGACCCCGTCATCCTGACCATCGCCATGGTCATCGGCCTGAACGTCGGCGTACAGGGCCTCTTCGCTCTGGAAAACGTCGTATTGACGGAGCTGTTCGGCGCAAGACACCGCGTCACCATGGTATCGCTGGCGAAGGAAATCGCCGGCCTCGTCGCTACGGGCTTCGGTCCGATCATCGCGGCCGCCGCCGTTACGGCGATGACGGGCAGCTGGGTTCCCCTGGCCGTCATGACCATTCTCTTCTCCATGTCGAGCTTCTTCGGCGCCTACTTCTCCGAAGATACGACGGGACGAGACCTGAACGAACTGGACGACGCTATGTAACGTCATGTCATATGCAATGGATAACTGAGTATAGTACCTTACTGTACTCAGTTATTTTTCTAAGAAAACAAGGAGGATTTCTATGGCAAAGGTATTAACCATCGGCGAAGCCATGGGCCTGCTCATTGCTGACCGGCCCGGCGATTTGGCCGAAGTGGAGCGATTTTCCCGCCACGTCTGCGGAGCCGAATTAAATTACGCCGTCGGCATGGCCCGCTTAGGTCATGACGTATCCTATA
This region of Megasphaera stantonii genomic DNA includes:
- a CDS encoding MFS transporter — translated: MSQQASYQIKTSELVKVVASGWLGTAMEFMDFQLYSLAAAIVFNEIFFPESDPAMGLIMAMGTYGAGYVARLVGAFVFGHVGDKMGRRTVLFVTITLMGLASTLIGFLPTYSEVGIWAPAGLVALRIIQGLGAGAEISGAGVMVTEFCETKTRGLVGSLVGLGTSSGTLLANLIWTIILTMLTKEEVLLWGWRIPFYASFVVMIAAVLIRMFVHESPVMAEKKKLLEAEREKQLAGDVPVEQQPKKGRKSFIVALALRFGQAGNSGLMQTYLAGFIVTVLAMEKTVATEANIISSCISFFTIPFVGWLGDKFGRRKMYMVLSLATAIYAVPMMLLFETKDPVILTIAMVIGLNVGVQGLFALENVVLTELFGARHRVTMVSLAKEIAGLVATGFGPIIAAAAVTAMTGSWVPLAVMTILFSMSSFFGAYFSEDTTGRDLNELDDAM